From a single Nicotiana tomentosiformis chromosome 2, ASM39032v3, whole genome shotgun sequence genomic region:
- the LOC104103617 gene encoding F-box/kelch-repeat protein SKIP30-like, whose product MTALFEGLPNAVALRCIARVPFHLHPKLELVSHSWRAAIRSAELFKARKEVNSSEEFLCVFAFEPENLSQLYDPMHDRWITLPILPSNISHLARFSVASTAGKLFVLGGGSDAVDPLTGDQDGIFATDEVWSYDPVTRVWNRRASMIFPRAMFACCVLEGKIIVAGGFTNYRKSICNAEIYDPEKDVWVQLPDLHHAHNSACSGVVVGGKVHVLHKGLSTIQVLENVKQGWTVHEYSWLQGPMTVVREKLYVMSNWFIYKQEKEVREMVVSASEFRRRIGFAMIGLGDDIYIVGGVNGPEHWNCNIKVLSDVDVLTLGNERLVWRKVAPMTRCRGTILACTQLRI is encoded by the coding sequence ATGACTGCACTCTTTGAAGGTCTTCCCAATGCTGTTGCCCTTAGGTGCATTGCACGGGTTCCGTTCCACCTTCATCCAAAGTTAGAGCTTGTTTCCCATTCCTGGAGAGCTGCCATTCGAAGTGCCGAACTATTTAAAGCGAGAAAGGAGGTCAACTCGTCTGAAGAGTTTTTATGTGTATTTGCATTTGAACCTGAAAACTTATCACAGCTTTATGATCCTATGCATGACCGTTGGATTACTCTCCCTATTCTCCCCTCAAACATCAGTCATCTTGCTCGCTTCAGTGTCGCTTCTACTGCTGGAAAGCTGTTTGTTTTAGGCGGTGGCAGTGATGCTGTGGATCCATTGACAGGTGACCAAGATGGGATTTTCGCGACTGATGAGGTCTGGTCATATGACCCTGTAACACGTGTATGGAATCGGCGTGCATCTATGATTTTCCCTCGTGCCATGTTTGCTTGTTGCGTGTTGGAGGGGAAGATAATTGTTGCAGGGGGTTTTACTAACTACAGGAAATCAATATGTAACGCGGAAATCTATGATCCAGAAAAGGATGTCTGGGTTCAATTACCCGATCTCCATCACGCGCACAATTCCGCATGCTCAGGAGTGGTTGTTGGCGGTAAAGTTCATGTCTTGCATAAAGGTTTATCGACTATTCAGGTTTTGGAAAATGTCAAGCAAGGTTGGACCGTTCACGAGTATTCTTGGCTCCAGGGTCCAATGACTGTCGTTAGGGAAAAGCTTTATGTTATGAGCAATTGGTTCATTTACAAGCAGGAAAAAGAAGTAAGAGAGATGGTAGTTTCAGCATCTGAGTTTCGTAGAAGAATTGGGTTTGCTATGATAGGGCTTGGAGATGATATTTATATAGTTGGAGGGGTTAATGGACCGGAGCATTGGAATTGTAACATCAAAGTGTTGTCTGATGTTGATGTATTGACGCTTGGAAATGAGAGGTTGGTGTGGCGTAAGGTTGCTCCAATGACAAGGTGCAGAGGGACAATCCTTGCCTGCACACAGCTGAGAATTTAG